From the genome of Solanum stenotomum isolate F172 chromosome 5, ASM1918654v1, whole genome shotgun sequence:
AATATTTTGTATGAGCAGAAATCATGAATAAATTTTTCTATGATATAAAACTTGGCAAAAATGTTCACATCAGATCACACATATATCCACATAGTATGATATAAATGAAAGAGGGTAATTTTGTATGAGCAAAATCCACGATATAGCTTTCCAAAGATGGAAAACTTGACAAAATATGATCATTCATATAAAAGTTATTATgaagtaaattaaaaaaatttgccTATAGAAATGGACAGAGAAAAGTTGGCTTCGTTAAAGTCCCATAATCCTCTAATTTCCTgctattgttgttattattattatgattggGGTAATAATTAACATCACATACTTATCGAGATCAGAATTGTCTTTTGatagtattttaattattttataaaatatatattacatacCTTTATATACACACATGTGAAGAAATTATTCATAGCTATTTGAACAGTCTAATGCTTCAGCATCGAAAGTTgttcatcataaaaaaaaattagcaccTTTAAGTTCTTCCTCTATTCTTTCACACACATATAAATTTGACTTGAATTTACATTTGAATTTTTGAccttatattattcataaagttaaaatcagtataaataattatttcataataaCTATGTATACCATTTTTGAAAAAGctaaattaattatcattaagCTTTGCAATGATTACTCAGGACAAGCAATCTCTAATGTCGGATTATATTTTTCGGAACATGTATTCTCACATTACTAACTATACGTTGCActttttaccaaaaaataaataaattatacgTTGCACTTTTGAGAGGGATTTCTATGTCAACAACTAGACTGTTGATTATGATAGAGCAACACACATGAATGAAAGAAATATACAGTCACAATATAGTCTAGAAAGAAGATTTATTTGAGGAAAGTTTCATTACATtctatgcaaaaaaaaaaggatacataattaataaatcTAACTAAACTAAGAATATTTCATGTACATGTATAGACAATATGAAATTATCATGAGAACGGCAGACATGTCAAGACATGATGATCAACatggaaaattgaaaatattatattaaaagcatACACCTTTTAACATTGAAGGTTTGTGACATTTCCAAggagttgtaacttttctgaggagttgtgacattttcaaagggttgtgacttttttacAGGGCTTCGATTTTttcaaaggattgtgacttttccgaatggttgtgacattttcaaaGAGTTATGACATTTCCGttgagttgtgacctttttgaaggGTTTTAACTTTTCTAAAGGTTTGTGACACTTTTTtaataaggcacaataaacattttttcatacactaccctttgttggctataaaaagaggggtttcctcaaatttttttgaagtttttcattcttcttcttcttcaaacatcaaatttattatatcttatatattttatattatattatattaaaagaagacACCAATTCACATTGAATGGTTACGACTTTTCCAAAGCATTATGACTTTTACGATGAGTTATAAGCTTTCTGAAgggttatgacttttatgataaGAAACATTATGCACATGCTCATTACACTTTCTAACATTaatgttaaattaatataaaaacatCCAATTTAATATGTcttctatatttatattatattacaatTCAGAACTAGATTCGTTTCCACGCATTTTTGGAGTACCTGTCCTAAGTGTGTCAAGCATTCTTCAAACGTACCCCCTACGGCTGAGAAGTCGTCCATGAATACCTCCATAGAGTCTTCGACCATATCCACAAAAATAGACAACATGCAATGCTGAAATATTGTTGGGGGATTACATAACCCGAATGGCATCCTTTTGAATGCAAATGTTCCATAAGGGTAAGTAAAAGTGGTTTACTTTTGGTCTTCCGGTGCAATAAAGATTTGATTGTAACCAAAGTACccatccaaaaaataatacCACCCTCTTTCTGATAACCGGTCAAGCATCTAGTCCATAAAGGGCATTGGAAAATGGTCTTTCTCGGTCCATGAGTTAAGCTTTCgatagtccatgcatactctccacccAGTCACTGGTCTTGTCAGCACAAGTTTTCCTTTTGCATTTGGAACTATGGTTATACCTCCCTTTTTCGGTACATATTGCACCAgacttacccacttactatctgcaatagggtagatcactcccgcatctagccacttgatgatctcctttttcaccacaTCTTGCATTGGAGGGTTCAATCTCCGTTGATGCTCCACACTAGGTTTACATTCACTATCGAGCCGAATCTTGTGAGTGCAGATGCTAGGAGGAATTCCTACTATATCGGCTATTGTCCATCCAATGGCTTTTATATGCTTCTGTTGTACTTCAATGAGCAATTTCACCTTCTTTTCAAGCAAATCGGCTGTGATAATCACTGGTAAAGTATTATTGGCTCCTAAGAAGGCATATTTGAGATGAGAGGGTAGGGCTTTTAACTCTAGATTCAGTGGTTCTTCTGTTGATGGCTTTGCAGGAGgactttctctatttttcagATTGATATCCAACTTGATTGGATTCCTTGAATATACTCCTAACCCCGATAAGGCAGCTACCACTTCCTCAGAGCCTTGAACTTTGGATTCATCATAATTGGCAAGTACAGATTCAAGGGGTTCATTCTTTCGCATTAAATGACTCACACTTGCCACTGTCTCATCTATAACATCCTCAATAGACACCACATAGATATTACTTAGTTGCTTCATGGATTTACAACTATTGAAGGTCACCTCATCATTATTCACACGGAACTTCAATTTCCCACTTTCGATATCCACCAATGCTCTCTCGGTAGTTAAGAATGGCCTTCCTAAATAATGAGGATTGCAGCATCGATCTCACAATCTAGAATCACAAAATCAGCTGAAAAGATGAACCGATCCACTTTTACCAATATGTCTAGAGTATCCCCGTTGGGTGCTTGATTGATCGATCAGCCATAAGGAGTCTCATTGTGGTTGCCTTTGGTTCACCCAAACCAAGTTGTTTGTATATTGCATAGGGCATCAAGTTAATGCTTACTCCTAAATCGCACAAAGCTTTAGCGAATTGAAGCATGCCAATTGTGCACGGGATTGTGAATGCCCCAGGATCTTCTCTCTTAGTGATTGACTCATTTGTCATAATTGCACTACAACTATGGGGCACCTCAATCGTTTCATAGTCCAAACTCCTTTTCTTTGTAACCAgctctttcatgaatttggaGTATCCCGGCATTTCCAATAATGCTTCCACCAGAGGAAGGTTAATTGATAAATTCTTGAATACTGACAAAAAATTTCTAAACttctcttcttcattcttctttttcaaacgTTGGGAAAATGGTGGAGGTATCTTGGGTAAAGGGTGCAtgacttttgaaacttgaactTGTTGCTCCGCTTCCTCCTGTGGTTCTTTGGTAAAGTTTTGTCGAATAGGTAATTCTTGTTCTTCCACATCTTGGCTCTCTTTATTCTTTTGAGGATCCTCATCTTCCATCACATTCCCTATTTCCACCTTGCCGCTATGGGTAACTACAACCAGCTCTCTTTCAATATCTTCCACCGGTGTTTTGGACGTTAATTGAGCTAATAATAGACTCAATTTACCTTCCAGCATTTTGATGGCATCGTCATGAGAATTCACTTTACtgttcaatgatgaaaagtcatctttCATCCCTTTTAGCAAATCATTAGAGCCTTCAACTTTATCGAGTATACGCgataataaatcatttaccCGAGGACTACTTGCACTCCCTTTAGATTTCGAGCTTTCACTCAAGTGAGTATGTCCTCCTCATGATCATCCTGCTCAGCCCAATCTTGCCAATATCTCCTTGGTTCTTCACCCCTATAATGGTTCGAACCTTGATTTCTGCCCCACGGTTGATAGCAtgggtggaaaccctcctcgTATCTTCTGGAGTTCCAACCTTAATTCTCCCCCGGTCTTGAGTAACTGGAagaagaaccctcctcaactcaAAATACTCCATGTGTCCCCTTTATATGTTCTTGTAGAATTTCTATTGGAGACAAcatctttttgatgttttcgTCCCTTTCCCTTTCTTT
Proteins encoded in this window:
- the LOC125863800 gene encoding uncharacterized protein LOC125863800, with product MAFHERFFPPSRVMKLRDDIQNFKQKEGEPIHESWTRFNRFSRKWPTHGLPGSASSPRVNDLLSRILDKVEGSNDLLKGMKDDFSSLNSKVNSHDDAIKMLEGKLSLLLAQLTSKTPVEDIERELVVVTHSGKVEIGNVMEDEDPQKNKESQDVEEQELPIRQNFTKEPQEEAEQQVQVSKVMHPLPKIPPPFSQRLKKKNEEEKFRNFLSVFKNLSINLPLVEALLEMPGYSKFMKELVTKKRSLDYETIEVPHSCSAIMTNESITKREDPGAFTIPCTIGMLQFAKALCDLGVSINLMPYAIYKQLGLGEPKATTMRLLMADRSIKHPTGIL